The proteins below come from a single Chelmon rostratus isolate fCheRos1 chromosome 10, fCheRos1.pri, whole genome shotgun sequence genomic window:
- the sp5l gene encoding sp5 transcription factor-like, which yields MAALAIQRTDNFLHTFLQDRTPSSSPEGAPNALSFLATTCSQAWQVGGSMGSEGSQFPYEGTVSSTSGMFQLWSNDMAPSTALSTHQMTFTVPKVQFPGHMQSGLGHHHHHPHHHHHHELPLTPPAEPPSSYSFELSPVKVLSSQPQANGSYYPQHNSVGQNFPSFLQNSSARHHLPGGHVEDGQQWWSLPQTNATPSNHPFSLGRQLVLGHQPQIAALLQGTSKGLLSSTRRCRRCKCPNCQANGGGLEFGKKRLHICHIPECGKVYKKTSHLKAHLRWHAGERPFICNWLFCGKSFTRSDELQRHLRTHTGEKRFGCQQCGKRFMRSDHLSKHVKTHQTRKSRSGQPSQSTDPLITNIKRE from the exons ATGGCTGCGCTGGCGATACAAAGGACTGACAACTTTTTGCACACCTTTTTACAG GACCGGACGCCCAGCTCCTCTCCAGAGGGAGCACCTAACGCCCTCTCCTTCCTGGCCACCACCTGTAGCCAGGCCTGGCAGGTGGGAGGCTCTATGGGCTCAGAAGGCTCCCAGTTCCCCTATGAGGGCACCGTCAGCTCCACGTCAGGAATGTTTCAGCTCTGGAGCAACGACATGGCACCCAGCACGGCCCTTAGCACACACCAGATGACCTTCACAGTGCCCAAGGTGCAGTTCCCCGGACACATGCAGTCTGGCCTGggtcaccatcaccatcacccgcatcatcaccaccaccatgaGCTGCCTCTCACTCCTCCGGCTGAACCTCCCTCTTCCTACTCCTTCGAACTGTCCCCTGTTAAAGTGCTGTCCTCGCAGCCACAGGCCAACGGCTCCTATTACCCTCAGCACAACAGTGTGGGACAAAACTTCCCCAGCTTCCTCCAGAACTCCTCAGCCAGGCATCACCTGCCTGGAGGCCATGTGGAGGACGGGCAGCAATGGTGGAGCCTACCCCAAACCAACGCCACCCCATCCAACCACCCCTTCTCCCTCGGCAGACAGCTGGTTTTGGGCCACCAGCCCCAAATAGCCGCCCTTCTCCAGGGCACCTCCAAGGGCCTGCTGAGCTCCACGcgccgctgccgccgctgcaAGTGCCCCAACTGTCAGGCCAATGGCGGCGGCTTAGAGTTTGGAAAGAAGAGACTGCACATCTGCCACATCCCAGAATGTGGCAAAGTGTACAAGAAGACCTCTCACCTGAAGGCGCACCTGCGTTGGCATGCCGGGGAGAGGCCCTTCATCTGTAACTGGCTCTTCTGCGGTAAAAGCTTCACCCGTTCAGATGAGCTGCAGCGGCACCTCCGCACACACACCGGGGAGAAGCGCTTTGGGTGCCAGCAGTGCGGCAAGAGGTTCATGAGGAGTGACCACCTCTCCAAACATGTCAAGACCCACCAAACCAGGAAGAGTCGGTCTGGGCAGCCTTCACAGAGCACGGACCCTCTGATCACCAACATCAAGAGAGAGTAA
- the arhgef25a gene encoding rho guanine nucleotide exchange factor 25 isoform X1: MKALQKNQGRTDQMLGAMADVLTSVAMPNQQWLSEGGEVDLPSSEEEKGPVQGQWEPEGLEWEQQATTTERTDSYSAAGSEGSISTSVASLPPQASGSSAPSSPGSRRSVSTLKKWLTNPVRKLSAGAGAKGERQVRKLEGKPPPLPSHSHSQDLGSPSRPDETLTILPVTHRELEWKDGLASPEDLSPATLQSPSYITDSLIGCTSLPNTQPTVCCGQSLRGVAVIFPVRTQPGGEDTQSTSVLPDDSGSVLMDDTSSQWSAAADTEEERKSALEKSMYVLKELTETEKHYVADLGLIVEGYMGTMNSKSIPEDMKGKDKIVFGNIHQIFDWHKDYFLGELEKCLAEPERLAQLFIKHERRLHMYVVYCQNKPKSEHIVSEYIETYFEELRQQLGHRLQLNDLLIKPVQRIMKYQLLLKDFLKYYTKAGMDTEELEKAVEVMCFVPKRCNDMMNVGRLQGFEGKITAQGKLLQQDTFTVTEQDSSFLSRAKERRVFLFEQLVIFSEPIDRKKGFSLPGYIFKNSIKVSCLGVEPSADGDDARFVLTSRNPDGSVVRFQLLASSPEICRAWVNDVVQILESQRNFLNALQSPIEYQRRESKSNSLGRSMRPPLSAASALRPHSSASIDRHKLPSLHSHNTSLPTLYLPSQGQGQGPSEAYSLHDPTAVQPCPADSHTVSPSHVQLGFTDQPNCQAVSNGLYTPTMQSAQQRAGEGCRRGQATDAGSQAPSLGPSAGRRPSNLAQLAEDDL; the protein is encoded by the exons ACTCTTACTCGGCAGCAGGCAGCGAGGGCAGCATCTCCACCTCTGTGGCGTCACTGCCCCCGCAGGCATCAGGCAGCTCGGCCCCCAGCTCCCCGGGCTCCAGACGCTCTGTGAGCACCCTGAAGAAGTGGCTCACAAATCCTGTCCGCAAACTCAGCGCCGGGGCCGGCGCCAAAGGGGAGCGTCAGGTTCGCAAACTCGAGGGAAAGCCTCCACCTCTTCCGtcccacagccacagccaggatCTGGGCAGCCCCTCGAGGCCTGACGAGACCCTCACCATCCTGCCCGTCACCCACAGAGAACTG GAGTGGAAAGATGGCCTGGCAAGCCCCGAGGACCTGTCACCGGCTACACTACAGTCCCCCAGCTACATAACTGACTCGCTTATCGGCTGCACGTCACTGCCAAACACCCAG CCGACAGTTTGCTGCGGACAGTCATTGAGAGGAGTAGCAGTAATATTCCCAGTGAGGACCCAGCCTGGCGGGGAG gACACTCAGTCCACCAGTGTTCTGCCAGACGACAGCGGCTCTGTCTTGATGGACGACACCTCAAGCCAATGGTCAGCTGCGGCTgacactgaggaggagaggaaaagtgcCTTAGAGAAAAGCAT GTATGTACTGAAGGAGcttacagagacagagaagcacTATGTGGCAGACCTGGGGCTCATAGTGGAG GGCTACATGGGCACAATGAACTCCAAAAGTATACCGGAGGATATGAAGGGAAAAGACAAGATTGTTTTTGGGAACATTCACCAAATATTTGACTGGCATAAAGA ctACTTCCTGGGAGAGCTGGAGAAGTGTTTGGCAGAGCCAGAGAGGCTGGCTCAGCTCTTCATTAAACAT GAGAGGCGTCTGCATATGTACGTTGTGTACTGTCAGAACAAGCCCAAGTCGGAACACATTGTCTCAGAGTATATTGAGACTTACTTTGAG GAGCTGCGGCAGCAGCTGGGCCACAGGCTGCAGCTCAATGACCTGCTCATCAAACCTGTCCAGAGGATCATGAAGTACCAGCTGCTGCTCAAG GACTTCCTGAAGTATTACACCAAAGCCGGGATGgacacagaggagctggag AAAGCAGTAGAAGTGATGTGCTTTGTGCCAAAACGTTGCAATGACATGATGAATGTGGGCAGACTACAAGGCTTTGAG GGGAAGATCACCGCCCAGGGCAAACTGCTCCAGCAAGACACCTTCACTGTCACCGAGCAGGACAGTAGCTTCCTGTCTCGAGCCAAGGAAAGACGGGTCTTCCTTTTTGAGCAGCTGGTCATCTTCAGTGAGCCAATCGACAGGAAGAAAGGCTTCTCCCTCCCTGGATACATCTTTAAGAACAGCATCAAG GTGAGCTGCCTGGGGGTGGAGCCCAGCGCGGACGGCGATGATGCCCGCTTTGTGTTGACGTCACGCAACCCCGACGGGAGCGTGGTGCGCTTCCAGTTGCTGGCTTCCTCCCCTGAGATCTGCAGGGCCTGGGTCAACGATGTTGTTCAGATCTTGGAATCCCAGCGTAACTTCCTCAATG cCTTACAGTCACCGATCGAGTACCAGCGGCGAGAGAGCAAGTCTAATAGCCTGGGCCGCAGCATGAGGCCCCCCCTGTCTGCTGCCAGTGCCCTTCGGCCCCACTCCTCCGCCTCTATAGACCGACATAAGCTGCCCTCCCTTCACTCTCACAACACCTCCCTGCCCACGCTCTACCTGCCCAGCCAAGGCCAGGGCCAAGGACCCAGCGAGGCATACTCTCTACATGAC CCCACTGCGGTCCAGCCGTGCCCTGCTGACTCCCACACTGTTTCCCCGTCACATGTTCAGCTGGGCTTCACCGATCAGCCAAACTGTCAAGCTGTGTCAAACGGGCTGTACACACCCACCATGCAAAGTGCACAG cagagagcaggagagggctGCCGAAGGGGCCAAGCCACTGATGCTGGGAGCCAGGCTCCATCATTGGGCCCCTCAGCTGGGCGACGGCCCAGCAACCTGGCTCAACTGGCCGAGGACGACCTATGA
- the arhgef25a gene encoding rho guanine nucleotide exchange factor 25 isoform X2, with the protein MKALQKNQGRTDQMLGAMADVLTSVAMPNQQWLSEGGEVDLPSSEEEKGPVQGQWEPEGLEWEQQATTTERTDSYSAAGSEGSISTSVASLPPQASGSSAPSSPGSRRSVSTLKKWLTNPVRKLSAGAGAKGERQVRKLEGKPPPLPSHSHSQDLGSPSRPDETLTILPVTHRELEWKDGLASPEDLSPATLQSPSYITDSLIGCTSLPNTQPTVCCGQSLRGVAVIFPVRTQPGGEDTQSTSVLPDDSGSVLMDDTSSQWSAAADTEEERKSALEKSMYVLKELTETEKHYVADLGLIVEGYMGTMNSKSIPEDMKGKDKIVFGNIHQIFDWHKDYFLGELEKCLAEPERLAQLFIKHERRLHMYVVYCQNKPKSEHIVSEYIETYFEELRQQLGHRLQLNDLLIKPVQRIMKYQLLLKDFLKYYTKAGMDTEELEKAVEVMCFVPKRCNDMMNVGRLQGFEGKITAQGKLLQQDTFTVTEQDSSFLSRAKERRVFLFEQLVIFSEPIDRKKGFSLPGYIFKNSIKVSCLGVEPSADGDDARFVLTSRNPDGSVVRFQLLASSPEICRAWVNDVVQILESQRNFLNALQSPIEYQRRESKSNSLGRSMRPPLSAASALRPHSSASIDRHKLPSLHSHNTSLPTLYLPSQGQGQGPSEAYSLHDPTAVQPCPADSHTVSPSHVQLGFTDQPNCQAVSNGLYTPTMQSAQRAGEGCRRGQATDAGSQAPSLGPSAGRRPSNLAQLAEDDL; encoded by the exons ACTCTTACTCGGCAGCAGGCAGCGAGGGCAGCATCTCCACCTCTGTGGCGTCACTGCCCCCGCAGGCATCAGGCAGCTCGGCCCCCAGCTCCCCGGGCTCCAGACGCTCTGTGAGCACCCTGAAGAAGTGGCTCACAAATCCTGTCCGCAAACTCAGCGCCGGGGCCGGCGCCAAAGGGGAGCGTCAGGTTCGCAAACTCGAGGGAAAGCCTCCACCTCTTCCGtcccacagccacagccaggatCTGGGCAGCCCCTCGAGGCCTGACGAGACCCTCACCATCCTGCCCGTCACCCACAGAGAACTG GAGTGGAAAGATGGCCTGGCAAGCCCCGAGGACCTGTCACCGGCTACACTACAGTCCCCCAGCTACATAACTGACTCGCTTATCGGCTGCACGTCACTGCCAAACACCCAG CCGACAGTTTGCTGCGGACAGTCATTGAGAGGAGTAGCAGTAATATTCCCAGTGAGGACCCAGCCTGGCGGGGAG gACACTCAGTCCACCAGTGTTCTGCCAGACGACAGCGGCTCTGTCTTGATGGACGACACCTCAAGCCAATGGTCAGCTGCGGCTgacactgaggaggagaggaaaagtgcCTTAGAGAAAAGCAT GTATGTACTGAAGGAGcttacagagacagagaagcacTATGTGGCAGACCTGGGGCTCATAGTGGAG GGCTACATGGGCACAATGAACTCCAAAAGTATACCGGAGGATATGAAGGGAAAAGACAAGATTGTTTTTGGGAACATTCACCAAATATTTGACTGGCATAAAGA ctACTTCCTGGGAGAGCTGGAGAAGTGTTTGGCAGAGCCAGAGAGGCTGGCTCAGCTCTTCATTAAACAT GAGAGGCGTCTGCATATGTACGTTGTGTACTGTCAGAACAAGCCCAAGTCGGAACACATTGTCTCAGAGTATATTGAGACTTACTTTGAG GAGCTGCGGCAGCAGCTGGGCCACAGGCTGCAGCTCAATGACCTGCTCATCAAACCTGTCCAGAGGATCATGAAGTACCAGCTGCTGCTCAAG GACTTCCTGAAGTATTACACCAAAGCCGGGATGgacacagaggagctggag AAAGCAGTAGAAGTGATGTGCTTTGTGCCAAAACGTTGCAATGACATGATGAATGTGGGCAGACTACAAGGCTTTGAG GGGAAGATCACCGCCCAGGGCAAACTGCTCCAGCAAGACACCTTCACTGTCACCGAGCAGGACAGTAGCTTCCTGTCTCGAGCCAAGGAAAGACGGGTCTTCCTTTTTGAGCAGCTGGTCATCTTCAGTGAGCCAATCGACAGGAAGAAAGGCTTCTCCCTCCCTGGATACATCTTTAAGAACAGCATCAAG GTGAGCTGCCTGGGGGTGGAGCCCAGCGCGGACGGCGATGATGCCCGCTTTGTGTTGACGTCACGCAACCCCGACGGGAGCGTGGTGCGCTTCCAGTTGCTGGCTTCCTCCCCTGAGATCTGCAGGGCCTGGGTCAACGATGTTGTTCAGATCTTGGAATCCCAGCGTAACTTCCTCAATG cCTTACAGTCACCGATCGAGTACCAGCGGCGAGAGAGCAAGTCTAATAGCCTGGGCCGCAGCATGAGGCCCCCCCTGTCTGCTGCCAGTGCCCTTCGGCCCCACTCCTCCGCCTCTATAGACCGACATAAGCTGCCCTCCCTTCACTCTCACAACACCTCCCTGCCCACGCTCTACCTGCCCAGCCAAGGCCAGGGCCAAGGACCCAGCGAGGCATACTCTCTACATGAC CCCACTGCGGTCCAGCCGTGCCCTGCTGACTCCCACACTGTTTCCCCGTCACATGTTCAGCTGGGCTTCACCGATCAGCCAAACTGTCAAGCTGTGTCAAACGGGCTGTACACACCCACCATGCAAAGTGCACAG agagcaggagagggctGCCGAAGGGGCCAAGCCACTGATGCTGGGAGCCAGGCTCCATCATTGGGCCCCTCAGCTGGGCGACGGCCCAGCAACCTGGCTCAACTGGCCGAGGACGACCTATGA
- the arhgef25a gene encoding rho guanine nucleotide exchange factor 25 isoform X3 yields the protein MKALQKNQGRTDQMLGAMADVLTSVAMPNQQWLSEGGEVDLPSSEEEKGPVQGQWEPEGLEWEQQATTTERTDSYSAAGSEGSISTSVASLPPQASGSSAPSSPGSRRSVSTLKKWLTNPVRKLSAGAGAKGERQVRKLEGKPPPLPSHSHSQDLGSPSRPDETLTILPVTHRELEWKDGLASPEDLSPATLQSPSYITDSLIGCTSLPNTQDTQSTSVLPDDSGSVLMDDTSSQWSAAADTEEERKSALEKSMYVLKELTETEKHYVADLGLIVEGYMGTMNSKSIPEDMKGKDKIVFGNIHQIFDWHKDYFLGELEKCLAEPERLAQLFIKHERRLHMYVVYCQNKPKSEHIVSEYIETYFEELRQQLGHRLQLNDLLIKPVQRIMKYQLLLKDFLKYYTKAGMDTEELEKAVEVMCFVPKRCNDMMNVGRLQGFEGKITAQGKLLQQDTFTVTEQDSSFLSRAKERRVFLFEQLVIFSEPIDRKKGFSLPGYIFKNSIKVSCLGVEPSADGDDARFVLTSRNPDGSVVRFQLLASSPEICRAWVNDVVQILESQRNFLNALQSPIEYQRRESKSNSLGRSMRPPLSAASALRPHSSASIDRHKLPSLHSHNTSLPTLYLPSQGQGQGPSEAYSLHDPTAVQPCPADSHTVSPSHVQLGFTDQPNCQAVSNGLYTPTMQSAQQRAGEGCRRGQATDAGSQAPSLGPSAGRRPSNLAQLAEDDL from the exons ACTCTTACTCGGCAGCAGGCAGCGAGGGCAGCATCTCCACCTCTGTGGCGTCACTGCCCCCGCAGGCATCAGGCAGCTCGGCCCCCAGCTCCCCGGGCTCCAGACGCTCTGTGAGCACCCTGAAGAAGTGGCTCACAAATCCTGTCCGCAAACTCAGCGCCGGGGCCGGCGCCAAAGGGGAGCGTCAGGTTCGCAAACTCGAGGGAAAGCCTCCACCTCTTCCGtcccacagccacagccaggatCTGGGCAGCCCCTCGAGGCCTGACGAGACCCTCACCATCCTGCCCGTCACCCACAGAGAACTG GAGTGGAAAGATGGCCTGGCAAGCCCCGAGGACCTGTCACCGGCTACACTACAGTCCCCCAGCTACATAACTGACTCGCTTATCGGCTGCACGTCACTGCCAAACACCCAG gACACTCAGTCCACCAGTGTTCTGCCAGACGACAGCGGCTCTGTCTTGATGGACGACACCTCAAGCCAATGGTCAGCTGCGGCTgacactgaggaggagaggaaaagtgcCTTAGAGAAAAGCAT GTATGTACTGAAGGAGcttacagagacagagaagcacTATGTGGCAGACCTGGGGCTCATAGTGGAG GGCTACATGGGCACAATGAACTCCAAAAGTATACCGGAGGATATGAAGGGAAAAGACAAGATTGTTTTTGGGAACATTCACCAAATATTTGACTGGCATAAAGA ctACTTCCTGGGAGAGCTGGAGAAGTGTTTGGCAGAGCCAGAGAGGCTGGCTCAGCTCTTCATTAAACAT GAGAGGCGTCTGCATATGTACGTTGTGTACTGTCAGAACAAGCCCAAGTCGGAACACATTGTCTCAGAGTATATTGAGACTTACTTTGAG GAGCTGCGGCAGCAGCTGGGCCACAGGCTGCAGCTCAATGACCTGCTCATCAAACCTGTCCAGAGGATCATGAAGTACCAGCTGCTGCTCAAG GACTTCCTGAAGTATTACACCAAAGCCGGGATGgacacagaggagctggag AAAGCAGTAGAAGTGATGTGCTTTGTGCCAAAACGTTGCAATGACATGATGAATGTGGGCAGACTACAAGGCTTTGAG GGGAAGATCACCGCCCAGGGCAAACTGCTCCAGCAAGACACCTTCACTGTCACCGAGCAGGACAGTAGCTTCCTGTCTCGAGCCAAGGAAAGACGGGTCTTCCTTTTTGAGCAGCTGGTCATCTTCAGTGAGCCAATCGACAGGAAGAAAGGCTTCTCCCTCCCTGGATACATCTTTAAGAACAGCATCAAG GTGAGCTGCCTGGGGGTGGAGCCCAGCGCGGACGGCGATGATGCCCGCTTTGTGTTGACGTCACGCAACCCCGACGGGAGCGTGGTGCGCTTCCAGTTGCTGGCTTCCTCCCCTGAGATCTGCAGGGCCTGGGTCAACGATGTTGTTCAGATCTTGGAATCCCAGCGTAACTTCCTCAATG cCTTACAGTCACCGATCGAGTACCAGCGGCGAGAGAGCAAGTCTAATAGCCTGGGCCGCAGCATGAGGCCCCCCCTGTCTGCTGCCAGTGCCCTTCGGCCCCACTCCTCCGCCTCTATAGACCGACATAAGCTGCCCTCCCTTCACTCTCACAACACCTCCCTGCCCACGCTCTACCTGCCCAGCCAAGGCCAGGGCCAAGGACCCAGCGAGGCATACTCTCTACATGAC CCCACTGCGGTCCAGCCGTGCCCTGCTGACTCCCACACTGTTTCCCCGTCACATGTTCAGCTGGGCTTCACCGATCAGCCAAACTGTCAAGCTGTGTCAAACGGGCTGTACACACCCACCATGCAAAGTGCACAG cagagagcaggagagggctGCCGAAGGGGCCAAGCCACTGATGCTGGGAGCCAGGCTCCATCATTGGGCCCCTCAGCTGGGCGACGGCCCAGCAACCTGGCTCAACTGGCCGAGGACGACCTATGA
- the arhgef25a gene encoding rho guanine nucleotide exchange factor 25 isoform X4 — translation MKGGHHHHRHHRGCGCQHLFRKVLAKCGCCYARVRDSYSAAGSEGSISTSVASLPPQASGSSAPSSPGSRRSVSTLKKWLTNPVRKLSAGAGAKGERQVRKLEGKPPPLPSHSHSQDLGSPSRPDETLTILPVTHRELEWKDGLASPEDLSPATLQSPSYITDSLIGCTSLPNTQPTVCCGQSLRGVAVIFPVRTQPGGEDTQSTSVLPDDSGSVLMDDTSSQWSAAADTEEERKSALEKSMYVLKELTETEKHYVADLGLIVEGYMGTMNSKSIPEDMKGKDKIVFGNIHQIFDWHKDYFLGELEKCLAEPERLAQLFIKHERRLHMYVVYCQNKPKSEHIVSEYIETYFEELRQQLGHRLQLNDLLIKPVQRIMKYQLLLKDFLKYYTKAGMDTEELEKAVEVMCFVPKRCNDMMNVGRLQGFEGKITAQGKLLQQDTFTVTEQDSSFLSRAKERRVFLFEQLVIFSEPIDRKKGFSLPGYIFKNSIKVSCLGVEPSADGDDARFVLTSRNPDGSVVRFQLLASSPEICRAWVNDVVQILESQRNFLNALQSPIEYQRRESKSNSLGRSMRPPLSAASALRPHSSASIDRHKLPSLHSHNTSLPTLYLPSQGQGQGPSEAYSLHDPTAVQPCPADSHTVSPSHVQLGFTDQPNCQAVSNGLYTPTMQSAQQRAGEGCRRGQATDAGSQAPSLGPSAGRRPSNLAQLAEDDL, via the exons ACTCTTACTCGGCAGCAGGCAGCGAGGGCAGCATCTCCACCTCTGTGGCGTCACTGCCCCCGCAGGCATCAGGCAGCTCGGCCCCCAGCTCCCCGGGCTCCAGACGCTCTGTGAGCACCCTGAAGAAGTGGCTCACAAATCCTGTCCGCAAACTCAGCGCCGGGGCCGGCGCCAAAGGGGAGCGTCAGGTTCGCAAACTCGAGGGAAAGCCTCCACCTCTTCCGtcccacagccacagccaggatCTGGGCAGCCCCTCGAGGCCTGACGAGACCCTCACCATCCTGCCCGTCACCCACAGAGAACTG GAGTGGAAAGATGGCCTGGCAAGCCCCGAGGACCTGTCACCGGCTACACTACAGTCCCCCAGCTACATAACTGACTCGCTTATCGGCTGCACGTCACTGCCAAACACCCAG CCGACAGTTTGCTGCGGACAGTCATTGAGAGGAGTAGCAGTAATATTCCCAGTGAGGACCCAGCCTGGCGGGGAG gACACTCAGTCCACCAGTGTTCTGCCAGACGACAGCGGCTCTGTCTTGATGGACGACACCTCAAGCCAATGGTCAGCTGCGGCTgacactgaggaggagaggaaaagtgcCTTAGAGAAAAGCAT GTATGTACTGAAGGAGcttacagagacagagaagcacTATGTGGCAGACCTGGGGCTCATAGTGGAG GGCTACATGGGCACAATGAACTCCAAAAGTATACCGGAGGATATGAAGGGAAAAGACAAGATTGTTTTTGGGAACATTCACCAAATATTTGACTGGCATAAAGA ctACTTCCTGGGAGAGCTGGAGAAGTGTTTGGCAGAGCCAGAGAGGCTGGCTCAGCTCTTCATTAAACAT GAGAGGCGTCTGCATATGTACGTTGTGTACTGTCAGAACAAGCCCAAGTCGGAACACATTGTCTCAGAGTATATTGAGACTTACTTTGAG GAGCTGCGGCAGCAGCTGGGCCACAGGCTGCAGCTCAATGACCTGCTCATCAAACCTGTCCAGAGGATCATGAAGTACCAGCTGCTGCTCAAG GACTTCCTGAAGTATTACACCAAAGCCGGGATGgacacagaggagctggag AAAGCAGTAGAAGTGATGTGCTTTGTGCCAAAACGTTGCAATGACATGATGAATGTGGGCAGACTACAAGGCTTTGAG GGGAAGATCACCGCCCAGGGCAAACTGCTCCAGCAAGACACCTTCACTGTCACCGAGCAGGACAGTAGCTTCCTGTCTCGAGCCAAGGAAAGACGGGTCTTCCTTTTTGAGCAGCTGGTCATCTTCAGTGAGCCAATCGACAGGAAGAAAGGCTTCTCCCTCCCTGGATACATCTTTAAGAACAGCATCAAG GTGAGCTGCCTGGGGGTGGAGCCCAGCGCGGACGGCGATGATGCCCGCTTTGTGTTGACGTCACGCAACCCCGACGGGAGCGTGGTGCGCTTCCAGTTGCTGGCTTCCTCCCCTGAGATCTGCAGGGCCTGGGTCAACGATGTTGTTCAGATCTTGGAATCCCAGCGTAACTTCCTCAATG cCTTACAGTCACCGATCGAGTACCAGCGGCGAGAGAGCAAGTCTAATAGCCTGGGCCGCAGCATGAGGCCCCCCCTGTCTGCTGCCAGTGCCCTTCGGCCCCACTCCTCCGCCTCTATAGACCGACATAAGCTGCCCTCCCTTCACTCTCACAACACCTCCCTGCCCACGCTCTACCTGCCCAGCCAAGGCCAGGGCCAAGGACCCAGCGAGGCATACTCTCTACATGAC CCCACTGCGGTCCAGCCGTGCCCTGCTGACTCCCACACTGTTTCCCCGTCACATGTTCAGCTGGGCTTCACCGATCAGCCAAACTGTCAAGCTGTGTCAAACGGGCTGTACACACCCACCATGCAAAGTGCACAG cagagagcaggagagggctGCCGAAGGGGCCAAGCCACTGATGCTGGGAGCCAGGCTCCATCATTGGGCCCCTCAGCTGGGCGACGGCCCAGCAACCTGGCTCAACTGGCCGAGGACGACCTATGA